A single window of Hemibagrus wyckioides isolate EC202008001 linkage group LG28, SWU_Hwy_1.0, whole genome shotgun sequence DNA harbors:
- the LOC131348062 gene encoding histo-blood group ABO system transferase-like isoform X5 — translation MGNFTMRLRQNVFLISLIAGLLLWLVYFSYASTRLRYVRFLKDVLESAEQHFMVGYRVHYYVFTDLPDEVPTVTLGEGRQLTVIKTSSSNRWQEISLRRMEMIEKLIEDEVINKADYIFCLDVDSKFYAHWGAESLGDLVGVLHAWFFGTSRDQFTYERRPESQAYIPFNEGDYYYGGAVIGGRPDKVLKLVKTCRMNLDVDRANKIEAVWQEESHLNKYFLYNKPTKVLSPEYLWDDRKGKPSFMKVVRFSQVEKNYAEIRPNP, via the exons gttAGTTTACTTCAGCTACGCATCCACTAGGTTAAg GTATGTACGTTTCCTGAAGGACGTCCTAGAATCCGCGGAGCAGCACTTCATGGTGGGCTACCGAGTGCATTATTACGTGTTTACAGATCTCCCGGATGAGGTTCCCACGGTAACACTGGGGGAGGGGCGTCAGCTGACCGTGATAAAAACCTCAAGCTCGAACCGCTGGCAGGAAATCTCTCTACGCAGGATGGAGATGATCGAGAAACTCATCGAAGACGAAGTCATCAACAAGGCAGACTATATTTTCTGCCTCGACGTCGACTCCAAATTCTATGCTCATTGGGGGGCGGAGTCTCTTGGTGACCTTGTCGGTGTGCTGCATGCCTGGTTTTTTGGAACATCTCGGGACCAGTTCACGTACGAGCGTCGCCCCGAATCTCAAGCCTATATACCTTTTAACGAAGGAGACTACTACTACGGAGGGGCCGTGATCGGAGGACGCCCCGACAAAGTGCTCAAGCTGGTGAAGACGTGCCGCATGAATCTGGATGTGGACCGAGCCAATAAGATCGAAGCAGTTTGGCAGGAAGAGTCTCACCTGAACAAGTACTTCCTGTACAACAAACCCACCAAGGTGCTCTCACCTGAATACCTGTGGGATGATAGAAAAGGGAAACCCAGCTTCATGAAAGTGGTGCGTTTCTCACAGGTGGAGAAGAACTACGCTGAGATTCGACCCAACCCTTAA
- the LOC131348062 gene encoding globoside alpha-1,3-N-acetylgalactosaminyltransferase 1-like isoform X3: MGNFTMRLRQNVFLISLIAGLLLWLVYFSYASTRLSRPDVSTTTKWLAPIVWEDAFDLTVIDNIYKPQNITVATTFFALGKYVRFLKDVLESAEQHFMVGYRVHYYVFTDLPDEVPTVTLGEGRQLTVIKTSSSNRWQEISLRRMEMIEKLIEDEVINKADYIFCLDVDSKFYAHWGAESLGDLVGVLHAWFFGTSRDQFTYERRPESQAYIPFNEGDYYYGGAVIGGRPDKVLKLVKTCRMNLDVDRANKIEAVWQEESHLNKYFLYNKPTKVLSPEYLWDDRKGKPSFMKVVRFSQVEKNYAEIRPNP, from the exons gttAGTTTACTTCAGCTACGCATCCACTAGGTTAAg tcgACCAGATGTTTCCACGACAACCAAATGGTTAGCTCCAATTGTGTGGGAGGATGCATTTGATTTGACTGTGATTGACAACATCTACAAACCACAGAATATAACCGTGGCAACCACTTTCTTCGCTCTGGGAAA GTATGTACGTTTCCTGAAGGACGTCCTAGAATCCGCGGAGCAGCACTTCATGGTGGGCTACCGAGTGCATTATTACGTGTTTACAGATCTCCCGGATGAGGTTCCCACGGTAACACTGGGGGAGGGGCGTCAGCTGACCGTGATAAAAACCTCAAGCTCGAACCGCTGGCAGGAAATCTCTCTACGCAGGATGGAGATGATCGAGAAACTCATCGAAGACGAAGTCATCAACAAGGCAGACTATATTTTCTGCCTCGACGTCGACTCCAAATTCTATGCTCATTGGGGGGCGGAGTCTCTTGGTGACCTTGTCGGTGTGCTGCATGCCTGGTTTTTTGGAACATCTCGGGACCAGTTCACGTACGAGCGTCGCCCCGAATCTCAAGCCTATATACCTTTTAACGAAGGAGACTACTACTACGGAGGGGCCGTGATCGGAGGACGCCCCGACAAAGTGCTCAAGCTGGTGAAGACGTGCCGCATGAATCTGGATGTGGACCGAGCCAATAAGATCGAAGCAGTTTGGCAGGAAGAGTCTCACCTGAACAAGTACTTCCTGTACAACAAACCCACCAAGGTGCTCTCACCTGAATACCTGTGGGATGATAGAAAAGGGAAACCCAGCTTCATGAAAGTGGTGCGTTTCTCACAGGTGGAGAAGAACTACGCTGAGATTCGACCCAACCCTTAA
- the LOC131348062 gene encoding globoside alpha-1,3-N-acetylgalactosaminyltransferase 1-like isoform X2 — protein sequence MARAMERLQLCTASHEERRLMSAILQTSSQTNGFEFLESSRPDVSTTTKWLAPIVWEDAFDLTVIDNIYKPQNITVATTFFALGKYVRFLKDVLESAEQHFMVGYRVHYYVFTDLPDEVPTVTLGEGRQLTVIKTSSSNRWQEISLRRMEMIEKLIEDEVINKADYIFCLDVDSKFYAHWGAESLGDLVGVLHAWFFGTSRDQFTYERRPESQAYIPFNEGDYYYGGAVIGGRPDKVLKLVKTCRMNLDVDRANKIEAVWQEESHLNKYFLYNKPTKVLSPEYLWDDRKGKPSFMKVVRFSQVEKNYAEIRPNP from the exons ATGGCAAGAGCCATGGAACGGCTGCAGCTCTGCACAGCGTCACATGAAGAGCGTAGATTGATGTCTGCAATATTACAGACTTCCTCCCAGACCAATGGGTTTGAATTTCTGGAGTCTAG tcgACCAGATGTTTCCACGACAACCAAATGGTTAGCTCCAATTGTGTGGGAGGATGCATTTGATTTGACTGTGATTGACAACATCTACAAACCACAGAATATAACCGTGGCAACCACTTTCTTCGCTCTGGGAAA GTATGTACGTTTCCTGAAGGACGTCCTAGAATCCGCGGAGCAGCACTTCATGGTGGGCTACCGAGTGCATTATTACGTGTTTACAGATCTCCCGGATGAGGTTCCCACGGTAACACTGGGGGAGGGGCGTCAGCTGACCGTGATAAAAACCTCAAGCTCGAACCGCTGGCAGGAAATCTCTCTACGCAGGATGGAGATGATCGAGAAACTCATCGAAGACGAAGTCATCAACAAGGCAGACTATATTTTCTGCCTCGACGTCGACTCCAAATTCTATGCTCATTGGGGGGCGGAGTCTCTTGGTGACCTTGTCGGTGTGCTGCATGCCTGGTTTTTTGGAACATCTCGGGACCAGTTCACGTACGAGCGTCGCCCCGAATCTCAAGCCTATATACCTTTTAACGAAGGAGACTACTACTACGGAGGGGCCGTGATCGGAGGACGCCCCGACAAAGTGCTCAAGCTGGTGAAGACGTGCCGCATGAATCTGGATGTGGACCGAGCCAATAAGATCGAAGCAGTTTGGCAGGAAGAGTCTCACCTGAACAAGTACTTCCTGTACAACAAACCCACCAAGGTGCTCTCACCTGAATACCTGTGGGATGATAGAAAAGGGAAACCCAGCTTCATGAAAGTGGTGCGTTTCTCACAGGTGGAGAAGAACTACGCTGAGATTCGACCCAACCCTTAA
- the LOC131348061 gene encoding histo-blood group ABO system transferase-like: MRFGQNVFLFFLIITGLLLGLVYFSYTSTWLSDVLECRVTAEEIRPVNTDLIFPAGIACKQPSLSSSRPDVSTTTKWLAPIVWEDTFDLTVIDNIYKPQNITVATTFFALGKYVRFLKEVLESAEQHFMVGYRVHYYVFTDLPDEVPTVTLGEGRQLTVKKTASSNRWQEISLRRMEMIEKLIEDEVINKADYIFSLDVDSKFYAHWGAESLGDLVGTLHAWLYGTSREQFTYERRPESQAFIPLDEGDYYYGGAVIGGRPDKVLKLVKTCRMNLDVDRANKIEAVWQEESHLNKYFLYNKPTKLLSPEYLWDDRKGKPSFMKVVRFSQVEKNYAEIRPNP, translated from the exons ATGCGGTTTGGACagaatgtttttctgttttttcttattATCACCGGTTTACTTCTTGG gTTAGTTTACTTCAGCTACACATCCACTTGGTTGAG TGATGTGTTGGAGTGCAGAGTGACTGC AGAAGAAATAAGGCCGGTTAATACAGACTTAATCTTTCCTGCAgg GATTGCATGCAAGCAGCCCAGTCTGAGTAGCAG TCGACCAGATGTTTCCACGACGACCAAGTGGTTAGCTCCGATTGTGTGGGAGGATACGTTTGATTTGACTGTGATAGATAACATCTACAAACCGCAGAACATCACCGTGGCAACCACCTTCTTCGCTCTGGGGAA GTATGTACGTTTCCTGAAGGAGGTCCTAGAATCCGCGGAGCAGCACTTCATGGTGGGCTACCGAGTGCATTATTACGTGTTTACAGATCTCCCAGATGAGGTTCCCACGGTAACGCTGGGGGAGGGGCGTCAGCTGACCGTGAAAAAAACCGCAAGCTCGAACCGCTGGCAGGAAATCTCTCTACGCAGGATGGAGATGATCGAGAAACTCATCGAAGACGAAGTCATCAACAAGGCAGACTATATTTTCAGCCTCGATGTCGACTCCAAATTCTATGCTCATTGGGGGGCGGAGTCTCTGGGTGACCTTGTCGGCACTCTACATGCCTGGCTTTATGGAACATCTCGGGAACAGTTCACATATGAGCGGCGTCCCGAATCTCAAGCCTTCATACCCTTAGATGAAGGAGACTACTACTACGGAGGGGCCGTGATCGGAGGACGCCCCGACAAAGTGCTCAAGCTGGTGAAGACGTGCCGCATGAATCTGGATGTGGACCGAGCCAATAAGATCGAAGCAGTTTGGCAGGAAGAGTCTCACCTGAACAAGTACTTCCTGTACAACAAACCCACCAAGTTACTCTCACCTGAATACCTGTGGGATGATAGAAAAGGGAAACCCAGCTTCATGAAAGTGGTGCGTTTCTCACAGGTGGAGAAGAACTACGCTGAGATTCGACCCAACCCTTAA
- the LOC131348588 gene encoding globoside alpha-1,3-N-acetylgalactosaminyltransferase 1-like — protein MDLIFPAGMTCNQPSVSSSRPDIATMSRWLAPIVWEGTFDLTVIDAIYKQQNITVATTVFALGKYVRFLKDVLESAEQHFMVGYRVHYYVFTDLPDEVPTVTLGEGRQLTVIKTSSSNRWQEISLRRMEMIEKLIEDEVINKADYIFCLDVDSKFYAHWGAESLGDLVGTLHAWFFGTSRDQFTYERRPESQAYIPFNEGDYYYGGAVIGGRPDKVLKLVKTCRMNLDVDRANKIEAVWQEESHLNKYFLYNKPTKLLSPEYLWDDRKGKPSFMKVVRFSQVEKNYAEIRPNP, from the exons ATGGACTTAATCTTTCCTGCAGG AATGACATGCAACCAGCCCAGTGTGAGTAGTAG TCGACCAGACATTGCCACCATGAGCCGGTGGTTAGCTCCAATTGTATGGGAGGGTACATTTGACCTGACAGTGATTGATGCCATCTACAAACAACAGAACATCACCGTGGCAACCACTGTCTTCGCTCTGGGCAA GTATGTACGTTTCCTGAAGGACGTCCTAGAATCCGCGGAGCAGCACTTCATGGTGGGCTACCGAGTGCACTATTATGTGTTTACAGATCTCCCAGATGAGGTTCCCACGGTAACGCTGGGGGAGGGGCGTCAGCTGACCGTGATAAAAACCTCAAGCTCGAACCGCTGGCAGGAAATCTCTCTACGCAGGATGGAGATGATCGAGAAACTCATCGAAGACGAAGTCATCAATAAGGCAGACTATATTTTCTGCCTCGACGTCGACTCCAAATTCTATGCTCATTGGGGGGCGGAGTCTCTTGGTGACCTTGTCGGCACTCTACATGCCTGGTTTTTTGGAACATCTCGGGACCAGTTCACGTACGAGCGTCGCCCCGAATCTCAAGCCTATATACCTTTTAACGAAGGAGACTACTACTACGGAGGGGCCGTGATCGGAGGACGCCCCGACAAAGTGCTCAAGCTGGTGAAGACGTGCCGCATGAATCTGGATGTGGACCGAGCCAATAAGATCGAAGCAGTTTGGCAGGAAGAGTCTCACCTGAACAAGTACTTCCTGTACAACAAACCCACCAAGTTACTCTCACCTGAATACCTGTGGGATGATAGAAAAGGGAAACCCAGCTTCATGAAAGTGGTGCGTTTCTCACAGGTGGAGAAGAACTACGCTGAGATTCGACCCAACCCTTAA